A genomic stretch from Penicillium digitatum chromosome 4, complete sequence includes:
- a CDS encoding Small-subunit processome, Utp12 — MGKKTTRPSTKVASAAASPASGLTYAGTKSSILRAAFSPSEYQLALFASVIQGLDGQHIRIHDTQTGRLQCEHALGPKETVTSLDWGYYGGSGKGRDQSKKKRKRGSDVNGAVDGLDQGDIVVAFGTNTSDIRMYSPSEDKVVGTLTGAHDKGIKDFKFTADRPAQEAWSIGGDNKLVQWDLRTGQSTKTIHLPASSVFTALSRPVPSNPPLICASQTPYLIDTEKADEPVQFPAMRNPIHTVISSSSESAGVGAFLASDGDRFVNVFDAATQKLVRNLVADQEVSSITLQTDGVATPEKQVLAAVTADGSIELFTKPFVQPQSAPSASAKASRKQMTQKANATLKITNTDSSNACVPVAAISFQGPTLVVAYTEGGVIPVFERVKFLDENTDELSFTGIKTVVKTKSGSALSSVTTNGARSTGETRVDESHMNVEQGNLINDDVEMEDSRQDASDSGSEEDSDDEDNKKSKVSAEKKTKPTKQVASTEDVEMQNASDSEEEEEEEEEEGAEPSFGELLRANAGQEVDVEAELDEDVLLGTLVPGKPQAAVQQIPTGVSLATVLTQSLKTNDNGMLESCFHTGDTSIIRTTIQRLDSSLAATLLQKLAERLASRPGRYGHLLIWVQWTCVAHGGALAGHPDLLKRMNSLYKVMDQRSASLPSLLLLKGKLDMLDAQLGLRQSIRGGDEGMDSEDEDNVIYVEGQDDLEDSETEAKTPRKSIRDQAYDEDESMMNGVDESEDDEDDGSDDEDDDEEPILDIEAAESVGSSDAEESLEENEDEEDDEDSEGSMVDFIADTEDDESDDATQLQPPPSKKSKSSASVGKKSKGGRK, encoded by the exons ATGGGAAAGAAGACGACTCGCCCATCCACCAAGGTCGCCTCGGCCGCCGCATCGCCGGCGTCGGGCTTGACATATGCCGGCACCAAGTCGTCCATCTTGCGCGCTGCATTCTCCCCGTCAGAGTATCAATTGGCACTGTTTGCGTCCGTTATCCAAGGCCTCGATGGCCAACACATTCGCATTCACGACACACAAACAGGACGCCTCCAGTGTGAGCATGCTCTGGGGCCGAAGGAAACTGTGACTTCCTTGGACTGGGGATACTATGGTGGCTCAGGTAAGGGTCGTGACCAGTCGAAaaagaagcgcaagcgtgGCTCCGATGTCAATGGGGCTGTTGATGGCCTGGACCAGGGAGACATTGTGGTTGCATTCGGCACAAACACATCGGATATTCGCATGTACTCGCCATCCGAAGATAAGGTGGTCGGCACCTTGACCGGCGCGCATGACAAGGGCATCAAGGACTTCAAGTTCACGGCCGATCGTCCCGCCCAGGAGGCCTGGAGTATCGGTGGTGACAACAAGCTTGTCCAGTGGGACCTGCGCACCGGACAAAGCACTAA GACAATCCATCTCCCCGCATCCTCAGTCTTCACTGCTCTTTCCCGCCCCGTTCCCTCGAACCCTCCTCTTATCTGTGCTTCCCAGACCCCGTACTTAATAGACACCGAGAAGGCCGACGAGCCGGTTCAGTTCCCTGCCATGCGCAACCCTATCCACACCGTCATTTCATCCTCTTCCGAGTCTGCTGGAGTGGGTGCATTCCTTGCATCCGATGGTGACCGCTTCGTCAACGTCTTCGATGCCGCCACCCAGAAGCTCGTTCGCAACCTTGTCGCCGACCAGGAGGTCTCGTCGATTACACTGCAAACCGATGGCGTTGCCACCCCGGAGAAGCAAGTGCTTGCTGCAGTCACCGCGGATGGTAGCATCGAACTCTTCACGAAGCCATTTGTTCAGCCCCAAAGTGCACCCTCCGCAAGCGCCAAGGCCAGCCGGAAACAGATGACCCAGAAAGCAAACGCAACCCTCAAAATTACCAACACTGACTCCTCGAACGCCTGCGTTCCCGTCGCTGCCATCTCATTCCAGGGCCCTACCCTCGTGGTTGCATATACCGAGGGTGGTGTCATCCCTGTCTTTGAGCGTGTCAAGTTCCTCGACGAGAACACCGATGAGCTCTCGTTCACTGGAATAAAGACCGTGGTAAAGACCAAGTCCGGCTCAGCACTATCTTCCGTCACAACGAATGGAgccaggagcactggcgagACCCGTGTTGACGAGTCTCACATGAATGTCGAACAGGGAAACCTGATCAATGATGACGTTGAGATGGAGGATTCACGACAAGACGCTTCCGACTCTGGCAGTGAGGAGGATTCCGATGACGAGGACAACAAGAAGTCCAAGGTTTCCGCCgagaagaaaacaaagcCCACCAAGCAGGTCGCGTCGACCGAGGACGTTGAGATGCAGAACGCATCCGATtccgaggaggaagaagaggaagaagaagaggagggcGCCGAACCATCGTTCGGAGAACTCTTACGCGCAAACGCAGGCCAGGAAGTCGATGTCGAGGCTGAGCTTGACGAGGACGTTCTCCTCGGCACGCTGGTTCCTGGTAAGCCCCAGGCCGCAGTGCAACAGATCCCCACCGGTGTTTCGCTTGCTACTGTCCTCACACAGTCGCTCAAGACCAATGACAACGGCATGCTCGAGTCCTGTTTCCACACCGGTGACACCTCCATCATCCGCACTACCATCCAGCGCCTCGACTCCTCTCTGGCCGCGACTCTGCTTCAAAAACTCGCTGAGCGTCTTGCCTCTCGGCCTGGTCGCTACGGCCACCTTCTCATCTGGGTACAGTGGACCTGCGTCGCCCACGGTGGCGCCCTGGCCGGTCATCCTGATCTCCTGAAGCGCATGAACTCCCTCTACAAGGTCATGGACCAGCGCTCTGCCAGCCTACCATCCCTCCTGCTCCTCAAGGGCAAGCTTGATATGCTAGATGCCCAATTGGGACTGCGGCAATCTATCCGCGGTGGCGATGAGGGTATGGACAGCGAAGACGAGGATAATGTTATCTACGTCGAGGGTCAGGATGACCTCGAGGACAGTGAGACCGAGGCCAAAACGCCGCGGAAGTCAATACGCGACCAGGCGTacgatgaggatgagtcAATGATGAACGGCGTCGATGAGTctgaagatgacgaggatgatggaagtgacgatgaggatgatgacgaagagCCTATTTTGGATATTGAGGCTGCTGAGTCTGTTGGTTCTTCCGATGCCGAGGAATCGCTGGAGGAGAacgaggatgaagaggacgATGAGGACAGTGAGGGCTCTATGGTTGACTTCATTGCCGATACGGAAGACGACGAGTCTGACGATGCCACTCAGCTGCAGCCCCCGCCATCAAAGAAGAGTAAGTCTTCTGCTTCTGTTggcaagaagagcaagggcGGCAGGAAATAG